From one Bifidobacterium sp. WK012_4_13 genomic stretch:
- a CDS encoding ABC transporter substrate-binding protein, translating into MNVYGCEPQNPLIPSNTNEVCGGNPIDLMFAKLVTFDTKGNVKNEVAKSITANADKTVYTIVLKSGWKFTDGTPVTSESFTKAWSYAADATNAQVSASFFSNIKGYDELQAKGTASDAQLSGLKVNSDTEFTVTLNAASSVFPTMVGYTAYAPLPTSFYKDPKAFGEKPVGNGPYKFKSWTHNQSIDLVKNDDYKGIQPAKNGGIDFKVYTDTDAAYADVQGGNLDVLETIPSTDTQTFQTDNTVQAYNKAGSVFQSFTFPSTLAHFKLDKEGRLRRAAVSMSIDRKTIVNKVLGGIGTPAVDYTSPVTPGYSDSLTGKDVLSYNPTEAKKLWKEANAISPWSSSDKLTFAYNSDGGAKPVYDAIANSVKNTLGIDAETNPYATFSAFRQAISERKVTSAFRTGWQADYPSAEDYLTPLYSSAAADGNGSNDGDYKNPAFDALLSKADQASSTSEANGYYQKAEELLLKDLPAVPLYYSNAAGVAAKGVKGFVLNWKNVPVYQNLTK; encoded by the coding sequence ATGAACGTCTATGGCTGCGAGCCACAGAATCCTCTGATTCCATCCAATACCAACGAGGTCTGCGGTGGCAACCCCATCGATCTGATGTTTGCGAAGCTGGTGACCTTCGACACGAAGGGCAACGTCAAGAACGAGGTGGCGAAGTCCATCACCGCCAACGCTGACAAGACCGTATATACCATCGTTCTCAAAAGCGGTTGGAAATTCACCGACGGCACCCCGGTCACTTCCGAATCATTCACCAAGGCATGGAGCTACGCGGCCGACGCGACCAATGCGCAGGTCAGTGCAAGCTTCTTCTCGAACATCAAGGGCTATGACGAGCTTCAGGCAAAGGGCACTGCCTCCGACGCACAGCTTTCAGGACTGAAGGTCAACAGCGACACTGAGTTCACCGTGACATTGAATGCCGCAAGCTCAGTATTCCCCACAATGGTGGGATACACGGCCTATGCGCCGCTGCCGACATCCTTCTACAAGGATCCCAAGGCCTTCGGTGAGAAGCCAGTGGGCAACGGTCCATACAAGTTCAAGTCATGGACGCATAACCAGAGCATCGACCTCGTGAAGAACGACGATTACAAGGGCATCCAGCCTGCAAAGAACGGTGGCATCGATTTCAAGGTCTATACCGACACGGATGCGGCATACGCCGACGTCCAGGGCGGCAACCTCGATGTTCTTGAGACCATTCCCAGCACCGACACGCAGACCTTCCAGACCGACAATACCGTGCAGGCCTATAACAAGGCGGGCTCGGTGTTCCAGTCCTTCACCTTCCCCTCGACCCTGGCACATTTCAAGCTTGACAAGGAAGGCCGTCTGCGCAGGGCGGCAGTCTCAATGTCCATCGATCGCAAGACGATCGTGAACAAGGTCCTCGGTGGCATTGGAACCCCTGCGGTCGATTACACCTCTCCTGTGACACCAGGCTATTCAGACTCGCTGACCGGCAAGGATGTGCTGAGCTACAATCCGACCGAGGCCAAGAAGCTGTGGAAGGAAGCCAATGCCATCTCGCCTTGGAGCTCCTCCGACAAGCTCACCTTCGCCTATAACTCGGACGGTGGCGCGAAGCCCGTCTATGACGCAATCGCGAACTCGGTGAAGAATACGCTCGGCATCGATGCGGAGACGAATCCATACGCGACGTTCAGTGCATTCCGCCAGGCCATTTCCGAGCGCAAGGTGACGTCTGCCTTCCGTACCGGATGGCAGGCAGACTATCCGTCGGCGGAGGACTATCTGACACCGCTGTATTCAAGCGCCGCCGCAGATGGCAACGGATCCAACGACGGCGATTACAAGAATCCTGCATTCGATGCGCTGCTTTCCAAGGCCGATCAGGCATCTTCGACCTCTGAGGCAAATGGCTACTACCAGAAGGCCGAGGAGCTTCTTCTCAAGGACCTCCCCGCAGTTCCTCTCTACTACAGCAATGCAGCAGGCGTTGCGGCAAAGGGAGTCAAGGGATTCGTTCTTAACTGGAAGAACGTCCCCGTCTATCAGAACCTCACCAAGTAG